The DNA segment gttaactattttaaaacGGAAAATAGAAAGATGTGTGGAAACCCCATTACGCATTTTTGCATTACAGACGACATATCTGGTGTGAAGGGTCGCAGCGCAGAGTACCACGACGATTTATCACGTGATCATATCGTTGTGGGTGTCTTATATCGTATTATTCCCACGAAAGTAATAAAGCTTTAATTATGTAGTTAAATGGATTATTCCGATGATGTACACCCGCATAATAGGAGATATGAAACCTGATCTAATCCCACCAGCTACAACGCTGTGCAATGATCGTATGTAAAGAGATCTACTCATAGAAGCGAAAGGAGACGTTCATTTGCGAGCGCTTCCTGGTAATAACATCTATATTCTTGAGCAAGGCATAAATAATTAACCTCACATCATTGTGCGATGGTTGTGAATCATTCAAGGCATCAGGGGCTATTTATGGCACAAGCCTCGGGCTTTCTACGAGCTCGTTTGACATTAAAGCGCAGACCGCAAGAGCTTAATGATTTCCCTTTCCCCGCTCAAATCTCACCCTTTAAAAGTGAAGCTTTATGTCAGCGCTGGCACTGATCGTGTTGCTGGTTTGTGCATTGAATTAAAGCACAGTAAGATTTTGATGGTCACGCAAGCCCACTTACATTTCTTTGCCACGCAACTTGCTAACTATAGACTCGCAGGAGGCGTGAACATCTTGCCAATTTAGGCAACGgggaaattaacaaaaatatttataaatttaaatatactAATTTTATTAGTAGGCTGCCAAAGACTAACAGGAAGTTTTTTAATATGAtattttttcagtaaaaaattgATGATTAACAACCTCAACAGCTATGGCTTAGCAGTAAAAAATTCATCCgttcaaaacaaataaaaaatttaaacccaGTTTAACACAAACATCTTCACAAATAGTATACAAAAAGACATCATTCAAATGCAACTGAACACAAAACCAAGAAATATGCAACTGGGGAAAATGTGAGGATTTACCTTGCTCTGGAGCTGCCTCTGCGTGGAGACTTTCCTCATAATCAGCTTTCCTTCATCATCCTGCTCCTCATCGTCACTTTCTGACGTCAGAGTCACCGAGTTGGGCAGTTCTTTCATTCTAATCGTTGATTCGCTGAACAAGAGcgataaaaaagtttatcaaaGTCATGAGCATGACATCGCCTGTTGTTTGCATAATTTGCCTAAACAGGGAGCTAGTGTATGGGCTTAACGAGGTCTGAGCAAACAAACTCTCGAACTTTGTACGATCAACAACACCATGTTGCAAAGACAACATCCAAAACAATGTTTGCTGCAACATAATGCTCATCTCAACCAAGCACATAACTTTGAGCAAAACCAGAATTGCATTACATGACATCAACTACCAAGGAGTGTTCAGTGATGAACGATGGGCTTCTTCACAATGCCACTGTGTAGACGCAAAAATCATAAAACCTTATCACTTCATTACACAAATCCTGCTggtattacaaataaccaGATGAACAATGCTGTAATTAAGGCGGTGACGATATAATTGTGATCAAATGAAACCGAAACAAATTAAACCCTACTTCTAAAATCCAACTCGTTTAATAATTACGGTACAAAATCTGTTACGCCGAAACGTTTGTTTCTGTCGAAAGTGCTAGGTGCTTAAAAGTGGGAACTATTGTGAAGCTACATCCATGTTAAATAACTTGGTCTGCTGGAGGACTGCAGACAGTTGGTTGACTACATACCACACGTACATATACTTATATATGGTCTAACTTGCCATGAAAAGTATTATTAAGTATTAGCTTGACACGATTAACTTACACGTATACAAAtgtctaaaattattttatgaaaagatAAGCATTCTGTTGgaaggaaaacaaaattaaatcaaaaagatATTTTCACTCATGGTCATAAAATGTGTTAGTTTACAATTTTGAATAAGAAGGCGAACTCACAATCGAGTAGAAGGCTTGCTGGAGTTACTTGCTTGTTGCTGCATTAAATTGGTTGACTTCTTCTTGCCTGCCCTCAACGGCATTTCAtccatttaaaacaatttacaagTCATAATTACAGTTTTAGATTAGCgaataaaattatacaaacCTGTTGTTTAACTTAACACTAATAGTATGGTGAGAAAAACGATGGAATTGTCAACTTAAATCTTTCTCTGTTTGTACATAAATAAACATCTTTTGGTCTAGTGAACCACcaaatgaaaatgattttgatgtcacaatttgggTAGCAAGAATCTCGTAAACAAATGAATCACACAGTTATGCACTTCTCCACTAAGCTCCACTTTTCTTTTCTGCCTTTAAAAGTCTAGGTTAGGGACcaatatttctaaaatttcatTCGACCAGTTTGAAATCTACTTTTGACCAAAGAAGGTTTCCTTCACTGAGGTATAGCCTACTTGCCTGGCAGTGTTGGTATAGGCTATTTGATTAAACTAGGCTAAACCCAAAACACTGTGGATGCTGAAACTAAGAAAAAAACTGacaaatttccaaaaattcgTCTACAAAACTGAAACGTACTCACTTTCAGAAAGCAAAACTTTATCACCGTATTCAGTCTTGTATTTAACCAGGTAAGGCTGCACGTAAACGGCCTGTCTTAGCAACTTGGTGCCTTACCAAGTTAGTCGATAGAGATTGTAAACCTACAGATAATCAATGACTATGTCAATGTTTGAAGCAATCACATAGGCCTAGGCTAATTTTTAAGACTTACTGGTATGCACAGCGCCTATACAGCAACACATAACTAAGCCTAGTAGTTACAGTAGCAACAAAACACCATCCACACAGCTGTAGAACTTCCAAACCAGTACCGTTTCCACCAGTGAAGCTAGCTTATTGGATGAAGTTCTGGATTTCGATCCATCTCACATCTTCCATGTTCCATGTGCAACTTAACGCTAGCATAAAATTTTCTGAATGACTTGACAGTCACTGCCGTGAGTTGCAgagaaaaaaatattcttgGTTTATATAATGACGTAACCGCCACGCTTCAATGATCTCAGACAGAAGTCAAACATTAAAATCGTAAGAaagtaaaaacattgaaaacaaaacatatgcCTTTGTTCAAATCAATTTGGTATGTTTAAGTTCATGTCTCGAATTTTATTTATAGCTTGATAACCTCAGACAATTAATGAGGAAGTACGAAAATCAGCTACTCTCGTTTCGAGTCGATTCAAGTCGATCTACAGAGCGAAATGGAAAAGCTGATCAAATGAAACAATATCACTATAAACCATCAGCACACAAACCCTCAACAACAATCAGCACAAAGCAGACTTCACGCAAATCATAACTCAAGCTCCTACATGAACACACAAGACGTGGTAAGTGATACAAGAACTAAATGGGTCACTGTAAAAGAGCGTGGATTCACAGCCGACTTTAAACAGGGCCATACACACAATGCAAGACTGAATTAAACGATTTGTGGTGAAGTTCAAACTACACCGAGTCACCGACCGCTTCAGGCAACAAGCAGTCAGTAATCCGTCAAGTAAAATTATCACACCTGGCGTTTGAGTTCATCTGCGTTCATTGTCCGACAAATATATTGTTTATtgtcttttttatttgtagtaatcttttcaaaagttttcgACTTCTGTTTAAAAGTGGCCAAAAGCAATGTTCGTCAATGCTTTGCCGACAGTAAAGTTTCCGTTATCACCAACATTGCTTTCATGTTACGTTCTAGCTTAAACGTAGTCAATCTTGATAGAATATCACCTCTAGGCCTATAACTTGGTTAAGGCAACATATGCAAAGGGTCGTGCCTAGTGGATTTTTGGGACAGCCATGGTTCACATGTTCATGTGATCTTCGTCGTAGGCCTCACCTTACACTTTAtctttagttttgttattgaaaaaaGTGCACAGAAACTGGAACTGCGGTAAATGCTTTTCGCATACACAGCTGCAGagaatataattttaaacgtGGATTGTTAAGATGCAAACCCGGTATCAAAAAGATTTCACCGTAAACGCAAACGGCCATTTTGGCATTTAAATATCTCTTTGTTAGATTAGAAATGTTCCAAGTTGTCTGCATCATGACATCTCAGGTCCAGTGTTACCCTCGGAATTTTACCAATTGAGAACATTATAAACTCTGCAAAAAGCGTTACACCAAGTCTGTCATTGCCATCAACTATAGTACCGTTTTTCACTCCAAATTGCAGCAAACCCAAACAATGACTCAATGATTCAACAATGATTCCGGAAAAGAATAAAATCGCCTGTATTGGGAAGAATTTTGAGATCTTTCGATCTCTGTATCCTCATTTCTATAAGTGGTCGCGTTTTCTCatgaaagaaaagttaaaaacgcactaaaatgtgcttttttaattgaagggttacCACACTTGAAAAGCCAAGTGCAGTGTagaggtaaaaataaaataattttaaaagaaatgtgCTTTTGAAAAGAGACCTAATCTATATCCTTTGTGGGATGTTTTCAAACCTTTGCAAATTCCCTAACGTCACTAAGCGCTATCGCTATCATGGTCTATTTTTGTAGGTCAAAAATCTGCATTCActcaaaactgttttttgcGAATTAATTCAGATGTCAATCTCAAAACTCACTTTAGGTGAAATTATATCTCAAGTTATCATTTGACTATGACTTAACCTAAACCTGTAACTGCTGTTAGATGTAATACAGTATTTTTGGTAAATTAtagtttataaattttaaatgtcgATTTTCATGTTGAAGTTTGTGTAGCTCTTTCATTATTGCAGCTTACAAAGCTTACAGTTATCCGCTTTAAAGAATAAACTCACACGTAAAGGTCAAACGTCAATTTCCGGAAACCGACAAGATTTATCACTAACTGGGATGTAACAATCTCGACTAATCTATCGTAGGTCATACTTCAAGTGATGATCCTTGTAATCCAATCAGgaatttgaaacttttgatAACCAAACAGAAACTTAATTAATTAGGACAATTTGGTTATGTTATCACTCTGAGGGCATTTTGTTGATGACACAATCGTAATTTCTCATTAACACTGACAAGCGTTATTCAATAACAATGACAATGGTCTTCAACACGACGCTAAACGGCGACGTAACCATGACAACGTGACAATGACAGTGTGATGGTGTAGTATAGTTGTAAAAAACTtgtaataaaaacatattaacAACAGATAACAGAAACAACGATATGGTTCGGTCTTGGAAAGGGCTGCAAGTTTATGGAGACTGTATAGCTGCCTGCCCTAACATTCACATCGACCTTCAACACCAGCCAATTACAGCTCATCATCCAAGCAGAATACTTTGAAGTGCATATTTCCATGTACTAtatacagggttgccatcagtctcaactcaaaaataaggacgactagaaaacgaacgaggaataccaccttaaacagtgtacaacaagagaaagcaaccaatgttcctaaaaaaaaaaaaaaaaaaacaagacactatctgcatgttcataattttggtatctctttggtacaaaatggtatcgtaaggtgacaaaatgcccaaaataaggacaaaagtgcccacctccgccctaaaaataaggacgaaagtgaaaataaggacatttcttagaaataaggacaaacatattttctaagacacggacctttaaaataaggacaaatcttataaataaggacggtatggcaaccctgactaTATAAGCTATGCATCGcatcatttttgtttgatatatTTGGATGGAAGTGGGATAGAAACAACTTCTTTGCCTTTTTCTTTGATATcttgtttacatttttaccATCTTCCAGGTTAAACGACCGCAAAGTGCCGCCCAAGAGTTTTATCTTACCATTTGTTACGTCATCCATTATTAACCGTGCGCAGCAATAACGATGCTAACCATTACAGCGCAATAAAGAGCATGTTCAAAAACAATCAAttgagcaggaaaaagtgacaaagcccgAAGtgtttaaaacatgcaagatagcaatcaTACAATTGCGCTGTATGATGGTAGATTAGCAAAAGTTGGTTAATTAAACGTAATACTCTTGAATAATGTGATAAAACcaattttgaagaaattagTGTACTTCTTAGCAAATGCCACTAAATTTGATGCcaataaattacatttttgGGTTTCAAGTTCAAGTTTCATTAATAAAAACCCTGAAGCATATTAACCCAATAAGCATAATAGCTTAGACTTTAGACGGTGCATTACTGTAGTAATCTATCCATGGTTGACTacagtgacgtcacaagcGATAAGTAGATGGTCTTGAAAACCACTTAGAGTCACGTAGCAAGCCTTTTTCGTAACAGACAGCAGCAGTTGCTGAAGATAAAGCGCCACTTGGGGCTGACGTCATAGCAACAGACGTTCCCTCAGTTACTTCGAGTTGAGTAATCTTTGCAAGGGAGACCGCTTCTACAGGCAAGATGGTAAGTTGAATAAGAATGAAGTAGTCTTTAGCCCTAGCCTATGAGTTATTGGATGTAATGTTTAAGACTTGTCTGGATTCTGGCCACAACTTGCTACGCTTTAAGTTTTCACGTAGAGTAGAATATGTAGCCTATTAGAGCAATGAGAATAATGCTCATTGTGAGATGGACTGTAGCTTATGTTTGATAACTGAAATGCTAAAccacaaaaattaaagaaaatttttcttctttgtagGATTTCAACTTGACAGAAGAGCAAAAAGCAGGTGAAGTTTAACcgttattaaaacattttgaacttcTGATTTCTTCTGTGAAAACTAAATTGCATCTTTCAAATGAAGAATGCGACTCTTAGTTTTCTTATAAAAGTTTCGTTTGATGAAtattatcatatcatatcatgtggtgaatatataaaatatataatactTAACCTATTTCTTTGATCCTGATCAGCAGCGCTACCTGCCGGTGAAAATTCAGGCACCGACAAATAACATCAACGATTTATAGAATAACCAGTCAATGTGTAAATTTTACGATAGTCTGTCTGACGTAAACTGCGACGATGCAACATTAATTCCGCCCACCGCTATATATCCAGCTCTTTTTTAACCGAGAGCGATTTTCCTCCCATTCACGGGATTAGAGTTTAAAGCCGCATTTGACATTTTCGTCGCCGATTCTGATGACGGCACAATTACCACGAAAGAGCTCGGCACCGTCATGAAAATGCTCGGGTTAAATCCAACTGCGCAAGAACTCAAGGAAATGGTCGACGAGGTTGACATGGACGGTGAGCGACGGCCTTTGTTGCGTCACACTGGTCTATGACGACAACAAGAGCATAATTGTGCAGTTGCAGGCATATTTCTTGACCTGGAGTTTGCTTCAAAGTGGAATTTgggattttttatttttttggatttttagCATGACCTTTGTGACCCTCGCATGCTAGTGTCAGTAAGAGGACGAGTCAAAAACAAGTGACGTCATGTCCAGGCCACATCACGAGTACTTCTGGAGCGAAAAACACTCTAACGCTAAATTCTGTCGCGATTTCATTGATCGGTGTTTTCGTAGAATTCAGAGCAGCTTTCGACATCTTCGTGACCGACTCCGAGGATGGAACGATCACCACGAAAGAGCTTGGCAAGGTGATGAGGATGTTGGGGCAGAACCCGACCGAAAACGACCTCAGAGAAATGATCGAAGAAGTGGACGAGGACGGTAATTCCCCATTTTATCGCCTTCATCAACATTTACGTCATAAGCTTGAAAAACCTATTCATTAGCAAACTATTGGTTTGCTGACACACGTCACCACCAAAAGGTCACTTATTGGTCACGTCATCAACGACATACAGGGATCACTGcgttgatgacgtaataagctCACTTGTGCTTGTTCGACGTCACTGAAGGGCTGATTGTGACTTTTAATAACAACTAAGTCATCGTTCATCAGTATCAAATAGGAATGCAAGATATCTGGATTGGATTTCATAGCTGGACCTGAATGTGATTTCTCAACCCGTTCTTACCCCACACCTCAGTCACCGTGGCACATTTCAGCTCAGCGTCATATTGCATGCTATGTATGAAGTACGACAAGTTATGTTTAGAAACATTTGGTGTGTGACAAGCTTGCTTTGTGACAAGCGTCTTGCATGCTGCTTGAATCAATGCGCATGGTAACTTGGCCATAGGTTTAAATTTAAGATTTTAAGCAGCGTGTTAACCATTTAAAGTTAGTCAATACTTTGACCAATCCACGAGCAACATTATCTCATCGGCGATTATGACGTCCGTTTACGACGAGATCTCATATTTCGCGCAGACAGCGGAACGATCGACTTTGACGAGTTCTGCATGATGATGTACCGGCAGATGCAGGCCGATGAAGAGACCAAAGCTCCGGAGAGAGACGAGAAGGAACTGTCGGAGGCTTTCCGTCTCTTCGACCTCAACGGAGACGGATACATCGAGTGGGACGAGCTCAAGGTAACTACGGTAACGTGCGTCTGCATCGTGCGGAGCGGAGGGGTGAAAATGACCTTTTTCCCCGCAGAGCGCGATGGACGGAACCGGGGAGTGTATCGAGAAGTACGAGGTGGACGAGATGATGCAAGATGGCGACAAAAATCACGACGGGATGCTGGATTACGAAGGTGGACAAGACATAACATAACTGCACTTTTGTTATTAGCTTTCACTGCTTGTGATTTTACAACGCGCTGCGTAAACTACTTACGGTAAAATAGTCAATTCCCTTGCCATTAAAGTGATAGACATGCATAGGGCTAATAGtaaatatttatgtaaaaatttcGATATGTCTCATAGATGGTTTCGTAGTGTTGGTGTTCTTTTTGTCTGTAACAAAATGTTATGTAAGTTAATTTACTTTCTCATTTTCCTTCCAACAGAGTGGGTGAACATGATGAAATGTGTGCCAGTGACGGTGTAAAATACAGAAAAACTTGCCATGAAGTTCGTAAAACATCAACAACAACGCATCGAATCAgtgatgaaaatatttttacaaaacccGCTGTCGTGCGCAGTATAAGTCGTGTTTCAATAAAGTCGCTTTCAGTTCAAACTCATTGCAGTTTGCGGTATAGGACAGCAGTCGAGGTATTAGCATGTAGACACACAGA comes from the Clavelina lepadiformis chromosome 5, kaClaLepa1.1, whole genome shotgun sequence genome and includes:
- the LOC143458675 gene encoding troponin C, body wall muscle-like isoform X1; translation: MDFNLTEEQKAEFRAAFDIFVTDSEDGTITTKELGKVMRMLGQNPTENDLREMIEEVDEDDSGTIDFDEFCMMMYRQMQADEETKAPERDEKELSEAFRLFDLNGDGYIEWDELKSAMDGTGECIEKYEVDEMMQDGDKNHDGMLDYEEWVNMMKCVPVTV
- the LOC143458675 gene encoding troponin C, body wall muscle-like isoform X2 — its product is MDFNLTEEQKAEFKAAFDIFVADSDDGTITTKELGTVMKMLGLNPTAQELKEMVDEVDMDDSGTIDFDEFCMMMYRQMQADEETKAPERDEKELSEAFRLFDLNGDGYIEWDELKSAMDGTGECIEKYEVDEMMQDGDKNHDGMLDYEEWVNMMKCVPVTV